In one Pseudarthrobacter sp. NBSH8 genomic region, the following are encoded:
- a CDS encoding sugar phosphate isomerase/epimerase: MAYTAENWPITAALLQFPGTDAKGTQNNDADAASWAEVLTEVKEAGFGNADLTDSWVRPGDLSKERLAEFKQTAENVGIGIPVISAIRRSVIHGTEWADNLAYSHRTIDAAAELGCEVVSFGLHQAITPEQQKQLWFWTVEGHKDPVGDKEVWGKAVSRIRELGKHAADAGVLLSLEMYEDTYLGTADSSVQLVQDIGLANVGLNPDLGNLIRLHRPIEDWREMVAKTVPYANYWHMKNYIRDEDVARDSYITMPAPMESGLINYREAFKVALAAGYQGIICAEHYGGDGLSVTARNQEYLRRHVLPKKDGYALGQSQVSQGRQQPAAELAGV, translated from the coding sequence GTGGCTTACACAGCTGAGAATTGGCCCATCACCGCAGCACTGCTGCAGTTTCCGGGAACAGACGCCAAGGGCACGCAGAACAACGACGCTGACGCGGCCAGCTGGGCGGAAGTCCTGACTGAGGTCAAGGAAGCCGGGTTTGGCAACGCCGACCTGACGGACAGCTGGGTCCGTCCCGGCGATCTGAGCAAGGAGCGGCTCGCCGAGTTCAAGCAGACCGCCGAGAATGTGGGCATCGGGATCCCGGTCATTTCCGCCATCCGCCGCAGCGTGATCCACGGGACAGAATGGGCAGACAATCTCGCCTACAGCCATCGGACCATCGACGCCGCCGCCGAACTCGGCTGCGAAGTGGTCTCCTTCGGACTGCACCAGGCCATTACCCCGGAGCAGCAGAAGCAGCTGTGGTTCTGGACCGTTGAGGGCCATAAGGACCCGGTAGGGGACAAGGAAGTGTGGGGCAAAGCAGTCTCCCGCATCCGTGAACTGGGCAAGCACGCAGCAGACGCCGGCGTCCTGCTGTCCCTGGAGATGTACGAGGACACCTACCTCGGCACGGCGGACTCCTCCGTGCAGCTGGTGCAGGACATCGGCCTGGCCAATGTTGGGCTCAACCCGGACCTCGGCAACCTGATCCGGCTGCACCGGCCCATCGAGGACTGGCGCGAAATGGTAGCCAAGACCGTGCCGTACGCCAACTACTGGCACATGAAGAACTACATCCGGGATGAGGATGTGGCGCGCGACAGCTACATCACCATGCCCGCCCCGATGGAGAGCGGCCTCATCAACTACCGCGAAGCCTTCAAGGTTGCACTCGCCGCCGGCTACCAAGGCATCATCTGTGCCGAGCACTACGGTGGAGACGGCCTCAGCGTCACGGCCCGCAACCAGGAATACCTCCGCCGGCATGTCCTGCCAAAGAAGGACGGCTACGCCCTGGGCCAGAGCCAGGTGTCCCAGGGACGGCAACAGCCCGCCGCGGAACTCGCAGGAGTGTAG
- a CDS encoding triose-phosphate isomerase family protein has protein sequence MTERSSADQGGIPEIRYVGVSTKMYMGYRDCLDWLDRILHEVDSRPALAAGRVVPFVIPSFPVIPAAGSVLAGSPLLLGAQNCGWADGPWTGEVSPSQLAELGVAIVEIGHAERRRHFGEDSAMIARKVRAADDAGITPLLCVGEDTRHGTTGNVTDQAAAFLHQQISDAVGGDWALATRLVIAYEPVWAIGEAEPAGAGYVAAVVRSLRTLLAAHSHEAGSALGELPVMYGGSAKPGLLPALDGVSGLFLGRFAHDAANFGKVLDEALSMTALSKAHQGTWPA, from the coding sequence ATGACTGAACGCAGCAGCGCCGACCAAGGCGGCATCCCGGAGATCCGCTACGTCGGCGTCAGCACCAAAATGTATATGGGCTACCGGGACTGCCTGGACTGGTTGGACCGCATACTGCACGAAGTGGACTCCCGTCCGGCCCTTGCGGCCGGGCGGGTAGTCCCGTTTGTGATCCCATCGTTCCCGGTGATTCCGGCCGCCGGCAGCGTCCTCGCAGGATCACCGCTGCTGCTGGGCGCCCAGAACTGCGGCTGGGCGGACGGGCCGTGGACGGGTGAGGTGTCGCCGTCACAACTGGCGGAGCTGGGGGTAGCCATCGTGGAGATCGGCCACGCCGAACGGCGGCGGCATTTCGGCGAGGACAGCGCCATGATCGCCCGGAAGGTCAGGGCAGCCGACGACGCCGGCATCACCCCGCTGCTGTGCGTGGGTGAGGACACACGCCATGGAACAACCGGGAACGTAACCGATCAGGCGGCTGCGTTTCTCCATCAGCAGATCAGCGACGCCGTCGGCGGTGACTGGGCCCTGGCGACCCGTCTGGTGATTGCCTACGAACCGGTCTGGGCCATTGGCGAAGCCGAGCCCGCCGGCGCAGGCTATGTCGCCGCCGTCGTGCGTTCACTCCGAACGCTGCTGGCTGCCCATTCGCACGAGGCAGGCAGCGCATTGGGGGAGCTGCCGGTCATGTATGGCGGGTCGGCCAAGCCAGGGCTGCTGCCCGCGCTCGACGGCGTCTCCGGACTTTTCCTGGGCCGGTTCGCCCACGATGCAGCGAACTTCGGCAAAGTCCTCGATGAGGCACTGTCCATGACCGCACTGTCGAAGGCACACCAGGGGACGTGGCCGGCCTAA
- a CDS encoding aspartate carbamoyltransferase catalytic subunit — translation MKHLLSTEDLSLANAIRILDTAEEMAAVGDREVKKLPALRGRTVVNLFFEDSTRTRISFEAAAKRLSADVINFAAKGSSVSKGESLKDTAQTLAAMGADAVVIRHWASGAPHRLAATDWIDAAVINAGDGTHEHPTQALLDAFTMRRHWSKLAGSSSIGADLKGMRVAIAGDVLHSRVARSNVWLLRTLGADVTLVAPPTLLPIGVEHWPCKVSYNMDDTLAQGVDAVMMLRVQGERMNASFFPSTREYSRRWGFDDNRLRALDSLGLKDTIIMHPGPMNRGLEISSAAADSPRSTVLAQVRNGVSVRMATLYLLLSGDTREPAVTAGAAHTNAAHTNAARSNAAHSTKESN, via the coding sequence GTGAAACACCTCCTCTCCACTGAAGACCTCAGCCTGGCCAACGCCATCCGTATCCTCGACACCGCAGAAGAAATGGCTGCCGTCGGGGACCGCGAAGTCAAGAAGCTCCCGGCCCTCCGCGGCCGCACCGTGGTGAACCTCTTCTTCGAAGACTCAACCCGCACGCGGATCTCCTTCGAAGCGGCCGCCAAGAGGCTGTCCGCCGACGTCATCAACTTCGCCGCGAAGGGCTCCTCAGTCTCCAAGGGCGAATCACTCAAGGACACAGCCCAGACGCTGGCAGCCATGGGCGCGGACGCCGTCGTGATCCGGCACTGGGCCTCGGGCGCGCCGCACCGTCTCGCCGCGACCGACTGGATCGACGCCGCCGTCATCAATGCCGGCGACGGCACCCACGAACACCCCACGCAGGCCCTCCTGGACGCCTTCACCATGCGCCGGCACTGGTCAAAACTGGCGGGCTCCTCGTCCATCGGGGCAGACCTCAAAGGCATGCGCGTAGCCATCGCCGGGGATGTCCTGCACTCCCGCGTGGCCCGCTCCAACGTTTGGCTGCTCCGCACCCTCGGCGCCGACGTCACCCTCGTGGCACCACCCACCCTGCTGCCCATCGGCGTCGAACACTGGCCGTGCAAGGTCAGCTACAACATGGATGACACCCTGGCGCAGGGTGTGGACGCCGTGATGATGCTGCGTGTGCAGGGCGAGCGGATGAATGCCTCGTTCTTCCCCTCCACCCGCGAATACTCGCGCCGCTGGGGCTTTGACGACAACCGGCTCCGGGCCCTGGACAGCCTGGGACTGAAGGACACCATCATCATGCATCCCGGACCCATGAACCGTGGCCTGGAGATTTCTTCCGCTGCCGCCGACTCGCCCCGCTCCACTGTGCTTGCACAGGTGCGCAACGGCGTCTCGGTCCGGATGGCCACCCTCTATCTGCTGCTCTCCGGGGATACCCGCGAACCAGCCGTCACAGCTGGCGCAGCCCACACCAATGCAGCCCACACCAATGCAGCGCGTTCAAACGCCGCCCATTCCACCAAGGAGAGCAACTGA
- a CDS encoding SDR family NAD(P)-dependent oxidoreductase has translation MTFPTERTAIITGAVSERGIGRATAGYLAAQGWNIGIIDLDDAQSQATAKEIATQYGVKTHGVGANIGDEASVRAAVDSIEAQLPQVVALANVAGVSSPVPYLELDAAEWDRVMSINLNGVHYATRRVAESMAKNRIGRIVNISSVSAQRGGGTFSKTPYSAAKAGVIGLTRATARELGEYDITVNAISPGPIDTDIMGGTLSQERKDELTKDLVVNRVGSTRDIAAAIAFLISEDAGYISGQTLNVDGGLYMH, from the coding sequence ATGACTTTCCCCACCGAACGCACCGCCATCATCACCGGGGCCGTCTCCGAGCGCGGTATCGGCCGCGCCACGGCCGGCTACCTTGCCGCCCAGGGCTGGAACATCGGCATCATCGACCTGGATGACGCCCAGTCCCAGGCCACCGCCAAGGAAATCGCCACCCAATACGGCGTGAAAACCCACGGCGTCGGTGCCAACATCGGCGACGAAGCCTCAGTCCGTGCAGCCGTCGACTCGATCGAAGCACAGTTGCCGCAGGTCGTCGCACTGGCCAACGTGGCCGGTGTCAGCTCACCTGTTCCGTACCTTGAACTGGACGCCGCGGAATGGGACCGCGTCATGAGCATCAACCTCAACGGAGTCCATTACGCCACCCGCCGCGTCGCCGAATCCATGGCGAAGAACCGGATTGGACGCATCGTGAACATCTCATCCGTCTCCGCGCAGCGTGGCGGCGGCACTTTCTCCAAGACGCCGTACTCCGCGGCGAAGGCAGGGGTCATCGGCCTGACCCGTGCCACCGCCCGCGAACTGGGGGAGTACGACATCACGGTCAACGCGATTTCCCCCGGCCCCATCGACACGGACATCATGGGCGGCACCCTCAGCCAGGAACGCAAGGACGAACTCACCAAGGACCTCGTGGTCAACCGCGTCGGTTCCACCCGCGACATCGCAGCAGCCATCGCCTTCCTCATCAGCGAGGACGCCGGATACATCTCCGGCCAGACGCTGAACGTGGATGGCGGGCTCTACATGCACTAG
- a CDS encoding PrsW family intramembrane metalloprotease, with product MSMHPHQPGSGQAGGPAGTRDPFPSQANPSWMGRVEPEYYRPAPGANAAPLPPLGPPPAGLAGRRSTGLLALTVGGAALVFLSLFLVVPFLLANTGVGGFMVGLVLSLIPLSAVLLAVYLIDRWEPEPKRLLLFAFTWGAAVSIAVTLLIQPFFALTFQFSDVADFRTFMATVQAPVLEEFAKSLGLLLILLLARKHFDGPVDGVVFAFTIAGGFAFTENILYFGRAIAESANPGTDLAQVFLLRGVMSPFAHAIFTGTTGLIMGFAARRWHSGASVLAFAIGLIPAMLLHNRWNSMGTGFLAEYILIQVPIFVLAVVGIILLRVAENRLTRQRLMEYSAAGWFSPAEVELLATPRGRRTALQRAAGYNRRPQMKAFLHSATRLAFTRQRILSGRDVRLHQLEEQQQLQRILALRGAVAG from the coding sequence ATGTCCATGCACCCTCATCAGCCGGGTTCCGGCCAGGCCGGCGGGCCGGCTGGCACACGGGATCCCTTCCCCAGCCAGGCCAACCCCAGTTGGATGGGCCGGGTGGAACCGGAATACTACCGCCCGGCGCCCGGAGCCAACGCAGCTCCCCTGCCGCCCCTGGGGCCTCCGCCGGCAGGTCTGGCGGGCAGGCGGTCCACCGGCCTCCTGGCACTGACTGTGGGGGGCGCCGCCCTCGTCTTTCTCAGCCTGTTCCTGGTGGTGCCCTTCCTTCTCGCCAACACCGGCGTGGGCGGATTCATGGTGGGGCTTGTGCTGTCACTGATTCCGCTGTCCGCAGTGCTCCTGGCTGTCTACCTGATCGACCGGTGGGAACCTGAACCCAAGCGGCTCCTGCTCTTCGCGTTTACCTGGGGCGCGGCCGTGTCCATCGCCGTCACACTGCTGATCCAGCCGTTCTTTGCCCTGACCTTCCAGTTCAGCGACGTGGCGGACTTCCGGACGTTTATGGCCACCGTCCAGGCGCCCGTTTTGGAGGAGTTCGCCAAGTCACTGGGCCTGCTCCTGATCCTGCTGCTGGCGCGCAAACACTTCGACGGGCCGGTGGACGGTGTGGTGTTCGCCTTCACCATCGCCGGCGGCTTCGCGTTCACCGAAAACATCCTTTACTTTGGCCGGGCCATCGCCGAATCCGCCAACCCCGGAACGGACCTGGCCCAGGTCTTCCTGCTCCGTGGGGTGATGTCCCCGTTCGCGCATGCCATCTTCACCGGAACCACCGGGCTCATCATGGGTTTCGCCGCCCGCCGCTGGCACTCGGGAGCCTCCGTGCTGGCCTTTGCCATCGGACTGATCCCGGCCATGCTGCTGCACAACCGGTGGAACAGCATGGGCACGGGGTTCCTGGCGGAGTACATCCTGATCCAGGTGCCCATCTTTGTGCTGGCCGTTGTGGGGATCATCCTGCTCCGTGTGGCCGAGAACCGGCTGACGCGCCAACGGCTGATGGAATATTCAGCGGCCGGATGGTTCAGCCCCGCCGAGGTGGAACTGTTGGCCACACCACGCGGCAGGCGTACCGCGCTGCAGCGGGCCGCCGGCTACAACCGCCGTCCACAGATGAAGGCCTTCCTGCACTCCGCCACCCGGCTCGCCTTCACCAGGCAGCGTATCCTCAGTGGCCGCGATGTCCGGCTTCACCAGCTGGAGGAACAGCAGCAGCTGCAACGGATTCTGGCCCTGCGCGGCGCCGTCGCCGGCTGA
- a CDS encoding ribose-5-phosphate isomerase — MNSHAGWRIVIGNDEAGVEYKDALKALLTADSRVASVLDIGVGANDATAYPHVAVKAARKVADGEADRALLICGTGLGVAIAANKVPGIRAVTAHDGYSVERSVLSNNAQVLTLGQRVIGLELAKKLVAEWLEYRFDENSASAGKVDAICSYEPEYTKAV; from the coding sequence ATGAACAGCCACGCAGGTTGGCGCATCGTCATCGGCAACGATGAGGCCGGCGTCGAATACAAGGACGCCCTGAAGGCGCTGCTCACGGCAGACAGCCGTGTCGCTTCGGTACTGGACATCGGTGTTGGGGCCAACGATGCCACCGCTTACCCGCACGTCGCGGTCAAGGCCGCCCGAAAGGTGGCCGACGGGGAAGCGGACCGCGCACTCCTGATCTGTGGAACGGGATTGGGTGTGGCCATCGCGGCCAACAAGGTCCCCGGAATCCGGGCGGTGACGGCTCACGACGGCTATTCCGTGGAGCGCTCTGTCCTCAGCAACAACGCCCAGGTCCTCACTCTTGGCCAGCGGGTCATCGGCCTGGAGCTCGCCAAGAAGCTTGTGGCCGAGTGGCTCGAGTACCGCTTTGATGAAAACTCCGCGTCCGCCGGCAAGGTTGACGCCATCTGCTCCTATGAGCCCGAATACACGAAGGCAGTCTGA
- a CDS encoding 3-hydroxyacyl-CoA dehydrogenase family protein, which produces MTTTSNSSRKIAVVGSGYMGGGIAQVLALGGARVALADVSAEVAQNNYERLLSESDQFVADGLFPAGSTEILKQNLWAAKDIEEAVADADFIEEAVPEVIAIKHQTLARISAAARADAIIGSNTSTISIAELSGPVAHPGRFLGVHFSNPSPFIPGVEIIPHAGTSAATIGAVRDLVHAANKQTAVVKDVTGFVLNRLQYALFHEAAQLVEQGIATAEDVDTLVRTTFGFRLPFFGPFAIADMAGLDVYNFCYKSLQTEFPERFATPKILSDLVEAGKLGTKSGAGFLNVPAERTPELIAYRNRAYVAMQKLIDELGPAPIN; this is translated from the coding sequence ATGACCACAACTTCCAACAGCTCACGCAAGATCGCCGTCGTCGGATCAGGCTACATGGGCGGCGGTATCGCCCAGGTCCTGGCACTGGGCGGTGCCCGCGTTGCCTTGGCTGATGTCTCCGCCGAGGTGGCGCAGAACAACTATGAGCGGCTGCTGTCCGAATCGGACCAGTTCGTGGCCGACGGACTGTTCCCCGCCGGTTCCACGGAAATCCTGAAGCAGAATCTGTGGGCGGCCAAGGACATCGAGGAAGCTGTGGCGGATGCCGACTTCATCGAGGAAGCCGTGCCCGAAGTCATCGCCATCAAGCACCAGACGCTGGCACGGATCAGTGCCGCTGCCAGGGCCGATGCCATCATCGGCTCCAACACGTCAACGATCTCCATCGCGGAGCTGTCCGGGCCGGTCGCCCACCCGGGGCGGTTCCTGGGCGTGCACTTCTCGAACCCGTCCCCTTTTATCCCTGGCGTGGAGATCATCCCGCATGCAGGCACTTCGGCTGCCACCATCGGTGCCGTCCGTGATCTGGTCCATGCCGCCAACAAGCAGACCGCGGTGGTCAAGGACGTCACCGGGTTCGTCCTGAACCGCCTGCAGTACGCCCTCTTCCACGAGGCCGCACAGCTCGTGGAGCAGGGAATCGCCACCGCCGAGGACGTGGACACCCTGGTCCGCACCACCTTCGGCTTCCGCCTGCCGTTCTTCGGTCCCTTTGCCATCGCAGACATGGCCGGCCTGGACGTCTACAACTTCTGCTACAAGTCCCTGCAGACCGAATTCCCTGAACGCTTCGCCACGCCCAAGATCCTGAGTGACCTGGTGGAGGCAGGCAAACTCGGCACCAAGTCCGGCGCGGGCTTCCTCAACGTCCCAGCCGAACGCACGCCGGAACTCATCGCCTACCGCAACAGGGCCTACGTGGCCATGCAGAAGCTCATCGACGAGCTCGGACCGGCCCCCATCAACTAA
- a CDS encoding MFS transporter — protein MTVTTGTNATKELLDSPVLKSAISKASFRLMPMLVILYVVAFLDRTNVGFAEAALEVDRSITAGAYALGAGIFFIGYALFEIPSNLLLTKFGAKMWLARIAITWGIVSACFAFVQGETSFIILRFLLGVTEAGLFPGVIMFLAAWFPNKVRVRMFAIFYLAQPFSQMMGAPLSGWLINIGDQVPGVAGWQVMFFIEGMLAVLAGIAAYFFLINSPQDAKFLAKDEKKALLDVMALEDGVKEKDGPRGVLAAMKNRKVWYFTAIYFCLQIAVYGVTFYLPQQVAQLTGQKVGIEVGLLAAIPWFFGIFACYFIGKAANTIVRRRVWGTGLFISTGLCIFGSAWAGSNHLPVLGIIFITLAVCSFLSIGPIAWSYPTAFLTGTAAAAGIGLINSLGNLGGFVAPILRTTVNQATASDTGTMGVYALGVLPFVAAIMMYATKRFRNKADDLLDNK, from the coding sequence ATGACTGTCACCACTGGAACAAACGCCACCAAGGAGTTACTGGATTCGCCAGTCCTCAAATCGGCGATCTCCAAAGCATCCTTCCGGCTGATGCCGATGCTCGTCATCCTGTACGTCGTGGCATTCCTGGACCGCACCAACGTGGGCTTCGCCGAGGCAGCGCTGGAAGTGGACAGGAGCATCACCGCCGGCGCATATGCCCTCGGCGCCGGTATCTTCTTCATCGGCTACGCATTGTTCGAGATCCCTTCCAACCTGCTGCTGACCAAGTTCGGTGCCAAGATGTGGCTGGCCCGCATCGCCATCACGTGGGGCATCGTCTCCGCCTGCTTCGCTTTCGTCCAGGGCGAGACGTCCTTCATCATCCTGCGCTTCCTGCTTGGCGTCACTGAGGCCGGCCTGTTCCCGGGCGTCATCATGTTCCTGGCCGCCTGGTTCCCCAACAAGGTCCGCGTCAGGATGTTCGCCATCTTCTACCTGGCCCAGCCGTTCTCCCAGATGATGGGCGCCCCGCTGTCCGGGTGGCTCATCAACATCGGCGACCAGGTTCCCGGCGTTGCCGGTTGGCAGGTCATGTTCTTCATTGAAGGGATGCTGGCGGTACTCGCCGGTATTGCCGCCTACTTCTTCCTCATCAACTCCCCGCAGGACGCGAAATTCCTGGCCAAGGACGAGAAGAAGGCTCTTCTGGACGTTATGGCCCTCGAAGACGGGGTCAAGGAAAAGGACGGCCCCCGCGGTGTCCTCGCCGCCATGAAGAACCGCAAGGTCTGGTACTTCACCGCCATCTACTTCTGCCTCCAGATCGCCGTGTACGGCGTGACGTTCTACCTGCCGCAGCAGGTGGCGCAGCTCACCGGGCAGAAGGTGGGCATCGAAGTGGGCCTGCTGGCGGCCATCCCATGGTTCTTCGGCATCTTCGCGTGCTACTTCATCGGCAAAGCGGCCAACACCATCGTCCGCCGCCGCGTTTGGGGCACAGGCCTCTTTATCTCCACCGGCCTGTGCATCTTCGGCTCGGCGTGGGCGGGCTCCAACCACCTCCCGGTGCTGGGCATCATCTTCATCACCCTCGCGGTGTGCAGTTTCCTCTCGATCGGTCCCATCGCCTGGTCGTACCCGACGGCGTTCCTCACCGGAACGGCGGCCGCAGCGGGCATCGGCCTGATCAACTCGCTGGGTAACCTGGGCGGCTTCGTGGCCCCCATCCTGCGGACCACGGTCAACCAGGCCACCGCGTCGGACACCGGCACCATGGGCGTGTACGCCCTGGGTGTGCTTCCGTTCGTGGCGGCCATCATGATGTACGCCACGAAGAGGTTCCGCAACAAGGCGGACGATCTGCTCGACAACAAGTGA
- a CDS encoding dihydroxyacetone kinase family protein, whose protein sequence is MTRIFDNPANFADEALDGFVAANRGYVARVNGGVVRSTEVPAGQVALVVGGGSGHYPAFAGLVGPGLATASACGNMFASPAAGQIYRVAKEANADGGVLLSYGNYAGDVLHFGQAQLRLNAEGIETRTVVVTDDIASAPADQLGKRRGIAGDLTVFKIAGAAAEAGLSLDEVERLALKANDRTRSLGVAFDGCTLPGAGEPLFHVPAGQMSLGLGIHGEPGISEHPMPTASELAELLVSRLLADTPGHRGSRVVAIVNGLGTVKYDELFLLFGKIDKLLVNAGLTVVEPECGELVTSLDMSGLSLTLLWLDEELEHYWAAPADSPAYRKGNLATRARREITGPEAAVASSSEETTAAAADLGRKSAAVLAQVRDVVVEHEEELGNLDAIAGDGDHGIGMRRGVEAAVDAAAQAAAAGASAGWVLEAAGEAWSERAGGTSGALWGSAVIASGLALGNRETYGDDDAAATVTAFVGAITELGKAEPGDKTMVDALLPFRDAFLRAFDGGTSLAGALAVGASAARAAAAKTAELRPLKGRARPLAEKSLGHPDPGAVSFGLIAERIAAYIHTGLAEPRSTGLAHSELASAAGKGATT, encoded by the coding sequence ATGACCCGGATCTTCGACAATCCCGCTAATTTTGCAGATGAGGCCCTGGACGGCTTTGTCGCTGCCAACCGCGGCTACGTTGCCCGCGTCAACGGCGGTGTAGTCCGCTCGACTGAGGTGCCCGCCGGCCAGGTCGCACTCGTCGTCGGCGGCGGCTCCGGACACTACCCGGCCTTCGCCGGGCTGGTAGGGCCGGGGCTGGCAACCGCCTCCGCCTGCGGAAACATGTTCGCTTCACCGGCCGCCGGGCAGATCTACCGCGTGGCCAAAGAGGCAAACGCCGACGGGGGAGTGCTGCTGAGCTATGGAAACTACGCGGGCGACGTCCTTCACTTCGGCCAGGCGCAGCTGCGCTTGAATGCCGAGGGCATCGAAACCCGCACCGTGGTGGTCACCGACGACATCGCCAGTGCACCGGCGGACCAGCTCGGGAAGCGCCGCGGGATCGCCGGAGACCTCACAGTGTTCAAGATTGCCGGTGCCGCGGCCGAGGCAGGCCTGAGCCTGGACGAGGTGGAACGGCTCGCCCTCAAGGCCAATGACCGCACACGCTCCCTGGGCGTGGCGTTCGACGGCTGCACCCTGCCGGGCGCCGGCGAACCGCTCTTCCACGTGCCAGCCGGCCAGATGTCCCTGGGCCTGGGCATCCACGGGGAACCGGGCATCTCGGAACACCCGATGCCCACCGCCTCGGAACTCGCCGAACTGCTGGTGTCCCGGCTCCTCGCGGACACCCCGGGTCACCGGGGGAGCCGCGTGGTGGCCATCGTCAACGGTCTCGGTACCGTCAAGTACGACGAACTATTCCTCCTGTTCGGCAAGATCGACAAACTCCTCGTCAACGCCGGGCTGACCGTGGTTGAACCGGAGTGCGGCGAGTTGGTCACGAGCCTGGACATGTCCGGGCTTTCCCTCACCCTGCTTTGGCTGGATGAGGAACTCGAACACTACTGGGCCGCCCCCGCAGATTCACCGGCCTACCGCAAGGGCAACCTGGCAACGCGCGCCCGCCGCGAGATAACCGGACCGGAGGCCGCCGTGGCCAGCTCTTCGGAGGAAACGACGGCGGCGGCAGCTGACCTGGGCCGTAAGTCGGCCGCCGTCCTCGCGCAGGTTCGGGACGTCGTCGTCGAACACGAAGAGGAACTGGGCAACCTGGACGCCATAGCTGGCGACGGCGACCACGGCATCGGCATGCGCCGGGGCGTGGAGGCGGCTGTCGACGCCGCCGCGCAGGCCGCAGCGGCCGGTGCGTCGGCGGGGTGGGTACTTGAAGCGGCCGGGGAAGCCTGGAGCGAACGGGCCGGCGGAACCTCAGGCGCACTGTGGGGATCTGCGGTCATCGCATCCGGACTGGCACTGGGCAACCGGGAAACCTACGGCGACGACGACGCGGCCGCCACCGTGACCGCGTTTGTGGGCGCCATTACGGAGCTCGGCAAGGCCGAGCCGGGCGACAAGACCATGGTGGACGCGCTCCTGCCGTTCAGGGATGCCTTCCTCCGGGCGTTCGACGGCGGCACCTCCCTGGCAGGGGCCCTCGCCGTTGGCGCCTCCGCTGCCCGGGCGGCGGCCGCGAAAACAGCGGAACTGCGCCCGCTGAAGGGCCGCGCCCGTCCGCTGGCCGAAAAAAGCCTGGGGCACCCCGACCCCGGCGCGGTCTCCTTTGGACTGATCGCCGAACGGATTGCCGCATACATCCACACCGGGCTTGCCGAGCCCCGCTCCACAGGGCTGGCACATTCTGAACTGGCCTCCGCGGCCGGAAAAGGAGCAACGACATGA
- the pyrR gene encoding bifunctional pyr operon transcriptional regulator/uracil phosphoribosyltransferase PyrR: MTSVTNAPVPARVVLNQADIDRALTRIAHEILEANKGSKDLVLLGIPRRGYPLAVRLAHKIAAADPTVDATAIVGQLDVTMFRDDLSHQPTRPPYPTQLPRTGIDNKVVVLIDDVLYSGRTIRAALDAIIDLGRPRIVRLAVLIDRGHRELPIRADHVGKNLPTSSAEKVRVRLEETDTAADGSVVNEVVIEGGA; encoded by the coding sequence TTGACTTCTGTCACAAACGCACCGGTTCCAGCCAGGGTTGTCCTCAACCAGGCGGACATTGACCGTGCACTCACTCGAATCGCCCATGAGATCCTTGAGGCCAACAAAGGGTCGAAGGACCTGGTCCTGCTGGGCATCCCGCGCCGCGGTTACCCGCTGGCCGTCCGCCTTGCACACAAGATTGCCGCCGCCGATCCCACCGTGGACGCCACCGCCATTGTCGGTCAGCTGGACGTCACCATGTTCCGCGATGACCTCTCCCACCAGCCCACCAGGCCGCCGTACCCCACCCAGCTCCCGCGGACGGGAATCGATAACAAGGTTGTGGTGCTCATCGATGATGTCCTGTACTCCGGCCGCACCATCCGTGCCGCCCTTGACGCCATCATCGATCTTGGCCGTCCCCGGATCGTCCGGCTCGCTGTACTGATTGACCGCGGGCACCGTGAGCTGCCCATCAGGGCGGACCACGTGGGCAAGAACCTGCCCACGTCGTCCGCCGAGAAAGTCCGGGTCCGCCTTGAGGAAACCGACACCGCCGCCGACGGCTCCGTAGTCAACGAAGTGGTTATCGAGGGTGGCGCGTGA